A region of the Amycolatopsis sp. cg13 genome:
GAAGCAGGGGACTTACGGGGAGGTGACCGGCGCACTGGATTTTGGAACGGTGAACGGCTGGTTCAACTGAGCCCGGCCCCGCCTTGGGCGGGAACCGGTTGGCGCTGAGCCTTGCGGCGGCGGCTCACATCGGCTCGGCCCTTGGTGGGTGGGCTGCGTCCCGGCTACGGCTGCTCCCTGGAGGGGTCGAGCCCTGCGCGGGCAGTGATCCAGTCGGGCCCGAGCCTTACCGGCAGCGTCCCTGGTCGGCCTGGGCCTCGGCTGATTCCGGGGTGGCCGAGCCGAGCCGGTCTGCTCGCTTGATCCCGCCGGAAGCCAGGCCGCCCTCGACCCGGCCCAGCCCAGCGCTGCCCAGCCCAGCGCTGTATCAGGTCATCTGGCCCCGGCCCGAGCCCGCGCAATCAGCCCGGCGAGTCAGTCCCGGGAACTTGCCCGGGCCTGAGCCAATCCGTCCAGCCCAAGCCAAGTCACTCCAATCCACCTGGCCGACCTGAGCCAGCGCGCCGAGCCCGAAAGCAAAACCCGAGCCGCAACCCTGCCGCCCGACCCCGACCCTGACTCACCCCGCAACCAACCGCCCGCAACCCCGACCCCGACTCACCCCGCAACCAACCGCCCGCCAAACCGCCCGCCCCGCTCCAACTCCAGCAACCTCCGCTTGCACTCCACCCCAGCCGCGTAGCCGGTCAGCGATCCGTCGCTGCCCAGCACCCGGTGGCACGGCACCACGATGCCGATGGGGTTCCGGCCGTTCGCCAGGCCGACCGCACGGGACGCCGTCGGGCGGCCGATCGATTCGGCCAGCTCTCGGTAGGTCGTCGTCTCGCCGTACGGGATCTGCAGTAGCGCCCGCCACACCGTCTCTTGGAAAGGAGTGCCACTGAAAGCTAACGGAAGGTCGAACTCGACCCGGTCACCGGCGAAGTACTCGTGCAGCTGACGCGTCGCCGCGACGAACGGGCGGTCGTCCCGGTCGCCGAAGGCGGCGCGTGGCGGGCGGTATTGCTCGTCGCCGATGTACAGGCCGGCCAGGCCGCCGTCGCGGGCCATGAGGGTCAGCGGACCTTCGGGACTGTCGATGACGGTGTGCACCACGGTCATGCCGACACCGCGGGAATCCGGTTGATCGGGTGGTCACCGGTCGCCCAGAGGTGCTGCACCGCGTACGCGCGCCACGGCTGCCATCGGCTGGCGTGTGCGATCAAGGCACCTGGACTCGTTGGCAGGCCTAGGGTTTCGGCGGCGATCTTCACACCCAAGTCAGTCGCGACGAAGGCGTCCGGATCGCCGAGGGCGCGCATGGCGATGCTCTCCACCGTCCACGGGCCGAAACCCGGCAGCGCGGCCAACTGCGCGCGGGCGTGCACCCAATCGCCGCCTGCGGTCAGGTCGACGTCGCCGGAGACCAGAGCCGACACCAGGCCCAGCAGCGTCGCGCGGCGGGACTTCGGCATCGCCAGCGTTTCCGGGTCCAGGTCGGCCAGCGACTCGGGCGACGGGAACAGGTGCGTCAGGCCGCCTTCCCGGTCCTCGATCGGGGTGCCGTGCGCCAAGACGAGGCGTGCTGCGTGGGTGCGGGCGGCTGCGGTCGAGACCTGCTGACCGAGGACGGCCCGCACGGCGAACTCGGCCGAGTCGGTTGTGCGCGGGACGCGCCTGCCTGGCGCGGCGGCGACCAGGGGAGCGAGGGTCGGGTCTGCGGCGAGCTGCTCGTCGACCGCGACCGGGTCGGCGTCCAGGTCCAGCAGCCAGCGGCAGCGGCTGATCGCGGCGGCCAGGTCGCGCAGGTCGGTGAGGCTCAGGCGGCACGCGACGTGGTCCGGCTCCGGGCGGAGCGACACCACGCCGTGGCCGTGCGGGAGGCGCAGCGTGCGGCGGTACGCGCCGTCGCGCCATTCCTCGACGCCCGGGACCGCGGTGGCGATCAGGTGCCCGAAAAGGTTGTCCGGGCACAGCGGCCGGCGGAATGGGAGCCGCAGCGACAGCACGCCCGGCGACTTGGTCCGCTTGCCGCCGCGTACGCGGGAGCGCAGTTCGCTCGGCGTCAGGGCGAAGACGGCCCGCACGGTTTCGTTGAACGTCCGGATGCTGGAGAACCCCGCGGCGTGCGCGATATCGCTCATCGGCATCGTGGTGGTTTCGATCAGCAGCCGGGCGGT
Encoded here:
- a CDS encoding methylated-DNA--[protein]-cysteine S-methyltransferase, producing the protein MTVVHTVIDSPEGPLTLMARDGGLAGLYIGDEQYRPPRAAFGDRDDRPFVAATRQLHEYFAGDRVEFDLPLAFSGTPFQETVWRALLQIPYGETTTYRELAESIGRPTASRAVGLANGRNPIGIVVPCHRVLGSDGSLTGYAAGVECKRRLLELERGGRFGGRLVAG
- a CDS encoding AlkA N-terminal domain-containing protein; the protein is MYEDTERCIRAVQSKDDRFDGWFFTAVLTTRIYCRPSCPVAPPKVENMRFYPSAAAAQAAGFRACKRCRPDASPGSPLWNERADVVARAMRLIGDGVVDREGVQGLAARLGYSVRQIERQVQAELGAGPLALARAQRAETARLLIETTTMPMSDIAHAAGFSSIRTFNETVRAVFALTPSELRSRVRGGKRTKSPGVLSLRLPFRRPLCPDNLFGHLIATAVPGVEEWRDGAYRRTLRLPHGHGVVSLRPEPDHVACRLSLTDLRDLAAAISRCRWLLDLDADPVAVDEQLAADPTLAPLVAAAPGRRVPRTTDSAEFAVRAVLGQQVSTAAARTHAARLVLAHGTPIEDREGGLTHLFPSPESLADLDPETLAMPKSRRATLLGLVSALVSGDVDLTAGGDWVHARAQLAALPGFGPWTVESIAMRALGDPDAFVATDLGVKIAAETLGLPTSPGALIAHASRWQPWRAYAVQHLWATGDHPINRIPAVSA